In Pseudomonas asiatica, the following are encoded in one genomic region:
- a CDS encoding DUF3300 domain-containing protein, which translates to MRMPLSAVLSVILYLSATPGLVLAEDVPAPDPAPQTDTVAAKDPVFTQEQLDQMLAPIALYPDALLAQVLMASTYPGQVSEAVTWSKANPKATGDDAVKKVANQPWDPSVQALVAFPQVLATLGQDPVWVQRLGDAFLAQPDDVMGGVQRLRHQAQAAGNLQSNQYQNVTVQTAPAPASSGSSTQVVTASSPPTTIIIEPADPQVVYVPSYNPTTSYGTWAYPASPPVYYPPPPMYYPGSALVAGLAFGTGVAIVASLWGDCDWGNNDIDIDVNRYNNINANNRITNNQNKWQHNAANRDGVPYRDSRSRQQYGRQLDGATQRTAFRGDDAQRAQARDKARASMDRAGIERPATSNRQARQQMREAQAGNSVGNRMQPRSDNPRATDRRQETRNTQARQQNSQVNQRRQGEGQGRQLAQNRPSNTAGRARNNAFDGVRSPSRTSAQASRGRTSQSFAQRPNASRAAGHQISRPSAPARRGGGGRR; encoded by the coding sequence ATGCGCATGCCATTGTCAGCGGTCCTGTCGGTGATCCTGTATCTGAGTGCCACGCCCGGCCTGGTGCTGGCAGAGGATGTACCGGCCCCCGACCCGGCACCACAAACCGACACGGTCGCGGCCAAGGACCCGGTGTTCACCCAGGAGCAACTGGACCAGATGCTCGCGCCCATCGCGTTGTACCCCGATGCGCTGCTGGCCCAGGTATTGATGGCCTCCACTTATCCGGGGCAGGTGAGCGAAGCGGTGACCTGGTCCAAGGCCAACCCCAAGGCCACCGGCGACGATGCCGTCAAGAAGGTGGCGAACCAGCCCTGGGACCCGAGTGTACAGGCGCTGGTGGCCTTCCCGCAGGTACTGGCGACCCTGGGGCAAGACCCGGTCTGGGTACAGCGCCTGGGTGACGCCTTCCTTGCGCAGCCCGACGATGTCATGGGCGGCGTGCAGCGCCTGCGCCACCAGGCCCAGGCCGCCGGCAACCTGCAGAGCAACCAGTACCAGAACGTGACCGTGCAGACCGCCCCGGCACCGGCCTCCAGTGGTAGCAGTACTCAGGTGGTTACGGCCAGTAGCCCGCCCACCACCATCATCATCGAGCCAGCCGACCCGCAAGTGGTGTACGTGCCCAGCTACAACCCGACCACCAGCTACGGCACCTGGGCCTACCCGGCCTCGCCGCCGGTGTATTACCCGCCACCGCCCATGTATTACCCTGGTTCTGCACTGGTGGCGGGCCTGGCCTTCGGGACCGGCGTGGCGATCGTAGCCTCGCTGTGGGGCGACTGTGACTGGGGCAACAACGACATCGACATCGACGTCAACCGCTACAACAACATCAACGCCAACAACCGCATCACCAACAACCAGAACAAATGGCAGCACAACGCCGCCAACCGCGACGGCGTGCCATACCGCGACTCTCGCAGCCGCCAGCAGTACGGTCGCCAGCTGGACGGTGCCACCCAGCGTACTGCCTTCCGCGGTGACGACGCCCAACGCGCCCAGGCGCGGGACAAGGCCCGGGCGTCGATGGACCGGGCCGGCATCGAACGTCCAGCCACCAGCAACCGCCAGGCACGCCAGCAGATGCGCGAGGCGCAGGCAGGCAATTCGGTCGGCAACCGCATGCAGCCTCGTAGCGACAACCCCAGGGCAACCGACCGTCGACAGGAAACCCGCAACACCCAGGCTCGCCAGCAGAACAGCCAGGTGAACCAGCGCAGGCAGGGCGAAGGCCAGGGGCGGCAGCTGGCACAAAATCGGCCTTCCAATACCGCTGGCCGCGCGCGTAACAATGCCTTCGACGGCGTGCGTTCACCCTCGCGCACCAGCGCGCAGGCCAGCCGTGGCCGCACCAGCCAGTCGTTCGCCCAGCGCCCGAACGCATCGCGTGCCGCCGGGCACCAGATTTCCCGGCCCAGTGCGCCCGCACGCCGCGGGGGAGGTGGCCGTCGATGA
- a CDS encoding DUF2950 domain-containing protein, protein MKRQTIAALVIAADMTWSSLAAAQEAFPTPEKAVESFVAALGEEKPDEARLARLLGDDWRTYIPRGGVQRSDVDTFLAQYRAQHSINLSGTNKAILAVGSDHWTLPIPLTKGDQGWRFDLKAGSAEIRARRIGRNELGAMQSMLAYHDAQMEYATQDHNGNGALEYAQKIFSEPGKHDGLYWDDDGDGQVSPLGPLFGQDRVGDDWYGYHFRILDAQGPSAPGGAYSYLIGNQMSRGFAMVAWPARYDDTGVMSFMISHDGEVFEKDLGPHGDKLAKEMKRFDPDDSWKVVDVPVDD, encoded by the coding sequence ATGAAACGTCAAACGATAGCGGCACTGGTAATCGCAGCCGATATGACATGGTCATCCCTGGCCGCTGCGCAGGAAGCCTTCCCGACACCGGAGAAGGCCGTGGAATCCTTTGTTGCGGCGCTGGGCGAGGAGAAACCTGATGAAGCCCGCCTGGCCCGGTTGCTGGGTGATGACTGGCGTACCTACATACCTCGCGGCGGTGTGCAACGCAGTGATGTGGACACGTTCCTTGCGCAATATCGCGCGCAGCACAGCATCAACCTGTCGGGTACAAACAAGGCCATCCTCGCGGTGGGCAGTGATCACTGGACGTTGCCTATTCCGTTGACCAAAGGCGACCAGGGTTGGCGCTTCGACCTCAAGGCCGGCAGCGCCGAAATCCGCGCCCGGCGCATTGGCCGCAACGAGCTGGGTGCCATGCAGTCGATGCTGGCCTATCACGATGCGCAAATGGAGTACGCCACCCAGGACCACAACGGCAACGGTGCGCTGGAATACGCGCAGAAGATATTCAGCGAGCCCGGCAAGCATGACGGGCTGTACTGGGACGACGATGGCGATGGCCAGGTCAGCCCGCTGGGCCCGCTGTTCGGCCAGGACCGGGTTGGCGACGACTGGTATGGCTACCACTTTCGTATCCTCGATGCTCAGGGCCCATCCGCCCCTGGTGGTGCCTACAGTTACCTGATCGGCAACCAGATGAGCCGTGGCTTCGCCATGGTCGCCTGGCCGGCCAGGTACGATGACACCGGGGTGATGAGCTTCATGATCAGCCATGACGGCGAGGTGTTCGAGAAAGACCTCGGGCCGCACGGCGACAAGCTGGCCAAGGAGATGAAACGCTTCGATCCGGATGACAGTTGGAAGGTGGTGGATGTGCCGGTGGATGACTGA
- a CDS encoding RHS repeat-associated core domain-containing protein has product MTSPMKYTRFFMQHDRVHTALSGNAAVVCMRGQAGVLAETRLEQETARSALLAADSGDSVVGVRSQGQPEAVTYNAYGYHNPNDIPLHRPAFNGHLLLWYLYLLGNGYRAFNPVLMCFQSPDSQSPFGAGGLNCYAYCAGDPVNFSDPSGHMPTKRPIQIRSISPATQHEVLMDAIKTGLEAGGGKRRRLSSPTERRVGQEVMSTQTGRKDSGAPGQSSSQPLAITTAQSQSSPIADSAVYSVASSAGTVGAVHTVDSWTLRRDKLKAGEFEKLLEFINKSNHAIEGLSSEQTRELRRVAVEAFAVGGNVQASINRANPDLSLTQVERIRQGLRGVLDRYRRKRPG; this is encoded by the coding sequence ATGACCTCGCCAATGAAGTACACGCGCTTTTTCATGCAGCACGACAGGGTTCACACCGCTTTGTCAGGCAACGCTGCCGTGGTATGCATGAGAGGGCAGGCAGGCGTCCTGGCAGAAACCAGGCTGGAGCAGGAAACAGCGCGCTCGGCACTACTGGCTGCAGACAGTGGGGATTCAGTGGTAGGTGTCCGATCTCAGGGGCAGCCGGAGGCGGTGACTTACAATGCCTATGGGTATCACAATCCCAATGACATTCCCTTGCATCGACCGGCATTCAATGGCCACCTGCTGCTGTGGTACCTCTATTTACTCGGAAATGGTTATCGTGCCTTCAATCCGGTCTTGATGTGTTTTCAGAGTCCCGATAGCCAAAGCCCATTTGGTGCGGGGGGCTTGAACTGTTATGCCTATTGTGCGGGTGATCCGGTCAATTTCAGTGATCCCAGCGGGCATATGCCTACAAAACGCCCTATTCAGATTCGAAGTATATCGCCAGCAACCCAACATGAAGTATTAATGGACGCAATAAAGACAGGTTTGGAGGCTGGAGGTGGAAAAAGGCGAAGGCTGTCGTCGCCGACTGAGCGAAGAGTCGGGCAAGAGGTTATGAGTACCCAAACGGGTAGGAAGGACTCAGGTGCGCCTGGGCAAAGCAGTTCGCAGCCCTTGGCAATAACCACAGCTCAAAGTCAGTCGTCGCCTATTGCAGACTCTGCTGTTTATTCGGTCGCGTCATCGGCGGGGACGGTAGGTGCGGTGCACACAGTAGATAGCTGGACATTGCGTCGTGACAAGTTGAAGGCTGGTGAATTTGAAAAGCTTCTTGAATTTATTAATAAGAGTAATCATGCTATAGAAGGATTAAGCTCTGAGCAGACTAGGGAGTTGCGCAGAGTTGCAGTGGAAGCTTTTGCTGTCGGTGGCAATGTACAAGCATCTATTAACCGTGCGAATCCTGATCTTTCACTAACTCAGGTGGAGAGAATTCGGCAGGGTTTGAGGGGCGTACTCGATCGGTACCGCCGTAAACGCCCTGGCTAG
- a CDS encoding LysR family transcriptional regulator, protein MRYSPEALVAFVEAASLGSFSAAARKLRKSQSTISIAIANFEADVGCPLFERGGRHPTLNEAGRQVLSHVEAILDASAQLDALAVRLAENIEALVSVVMSDSYSVTFQGAVMARFAQHYPHTELRCGPSEDADVIELIQQGLAHVGILATQPSYPADVAVARLPEQAEFGVYVASGHPLAALPQVQTQHLENVRQLYIKTYAPSLHHGRGQAWSAPDYLTLLEFAVRGFGWAELPRALVARFGSGLVELQVAGYPRRVNMDVAWSSRRALGPAGQWLVRQMLENSPQ, encoded by the coding sequence ATGCGCTACTCACCCGAAGCTCTGGTCGCCTTTGTCGAAGCCGCATCGCTGGGTTCGTTCTCCGCTGCGGCGCGCAAGTTGCGCAAAAGCCAGTCCACCATCAGCATTGCCATCGCCAATTTCGAGGCCGATGTGGGTTGCCCGTTGTTCGAGCGTGGCGGTCGCCACCCTACACTGAACGAGGCTGGGCGGCAGGTGCTGAGCCATGTGGAGGCGATTCTCGATGCCAGCGCCCAGCTCGATGCCCTGGCGGTGCGGCTGGCGGAAAACATCGAGGCACTGGTCTCGGTGGTGATGTCGGACAGCTACAGCGTGACCTTCCAGGGCGCGGTGATGGCCCGCTTCGCCCAGCACTACCCGCATACCGAGCTGCGCTGCGGCCCGTCGGAAGATGCCGATGTGATCGAGCTGATCCAGCAGGGCCTGGCACACGTCGGCATTCTTGCCACCCAGCCCAGCTACCCCGCTGACGTTGCCGTGGCACGCTTGCCCGAGCAGGCAGAGTTTGGGGTGTACGTGGCCAGCGGGCATCCGTTGGCGGCTTTGCCCCAGGTGCAGACGCAGCACCTGGAGAACGTCCGGCAGCTGTATATCAAGACCTATGCTCCCAGCCTGCACCACGGTCGTGGCCAAGCCTGGTCGGCACCGGACTACCTCACCTTGCTGGAGTTCGCCGTGCGCGGGTTCGGCTGGGCCGAACTGCCCAGGGCGCTGGTGGCACGGTTTGGCAGTGGGCTGGTAGAGTTGCAGGTCGCGGGCTATCCACGGCGAGTGAATATGGACGTGGCCTGGTCCAGCCGGCGCGCGCTGGGGCCCGCGGGGCAGTGGCTGGTGCGGCAGATGCTGGAAAATAGTCCGCAATGA
- a CDS encoding multidrug/biocide efflux PACE transporter yields the protein MKNVSFSERLVHAVGYEVFAVLLCAPLLSWIMGKSLATAGALAVTLSVIAMLWNMVYNALVDRYVQAERIHWKASARFAHGLGFEAGLVVWCLPVAAWMLEISLLQAFMVELGFFVIILPYTVLYNWAFDKARHLLLQRRLA from the coding sequence ATGAAAAATGTCTCTTTCAGCGAACGCCTGGTTCACGCCGTCGGCTATGAAGTGTTCGCCGTGCTGCTGTGTGCGCCGCTGTTGTCCTGGATCATGGGCAAGTCGCTGGCGACGGCGGGGGCGCTGGCGGTGACCCTCTCGGTGATCGCCATGCTGTGGAACATGGTCTACAACGCGCTGGTCGACCGCTACGTGCAAGCCGAGCGCATCCACTGGAAGGCCAGCGCACGCTTTGCACACGGCCTGGGCTTCGAAGCCGGGCTGGTGGTGTGGTGCCTGCCGGTGGCGGCGTGGATGCTGGAGATTTCGTTGCTGCAGGCGTTCATGGTGGAGTTGGGCTTCTTCGTGATCATCCTGCCCTACACCGTGCTGTACAACTGGGCCTTCGACAAAGCCCGGCACCTGCTGTTGCAGCGTCGCCTTGCATGA
- a CDS encoding branched-chain amino acid aminotransferase has product MSNESINWDKLGFDYIKTDKRYLSVWRNGEWDKGTLTEDNVLHISEGSTALHYGQQCFEGLKAYRCKDGSINLFRPDQNAARMQRSCARLLMPQVPTDVFIEACKQVVKANEKFVPPHGKGALYLRPFVIGTGDNIGVRTAPEFIFSIFAIPVGSYFKGGMKPHNFQISSFDRAAPQGTGAAKVGGNYAASLQPGAEAKKANFADAIYLDPLTHTKIEEVGSANFFGITANNEFVTPKSASVLPGITRLSLMELAQSRLGLTVIEGDVEINKLDRFIEAGACGTAAVITPIGGIEYNGKLHVFHDLEKVGPVTQKLYNELTGIQSGDVEAPAGWIVKVA; this is encoded by the coding sequence ATGAGCAACGAAAGCATTAATTGGGACAAGCTGGGTTTCGACTACATCAAGACCGACAAACGCTACCTGTCCGTATGGCGCAATGGCGAGTGGGACAAGGGCACCCTGACCGAAGACAACGTACTGCACATCAGTGAAGGCTCCACTGCCCTGCACTACGGCCAGCAGTGCTTCGAGGGCCTCAAGGCCTACCGTTGCAAGGACGGTTCGATCAACCTGTTCCGCCCGGACCAGAATGCCGCCCGCATGCAGCGCAGCTGCGCCCGCCTGCTGATGCCGCAGGTGCCGACCGATGTGTTCATCGAGGCGTGCAAGCAAGTGGTCAAGGCCAACGAGAAGTTCGTGCCACCGCATGGTAAAGGCGCCCTCTACCTGCGCCCGTTCGTGATCGGCACCGGTGACAACATTGGCGTGCGCACCGCCCCCGAGTTCATCTTCTCGATCTTCGCCATCCCGGTTGGCTCGTACTTCAAGGGCGGCATGAAGCCGCACAACTTCCAGATCTCCAGCTTCGACCGCGCAGCCCCGCAAGGCACTGGCGCGGCCAAGGTCGGTGGCAACTACGCCGCCAGCCTGCAGCCGGGTGCAGAAGCGAAGAAAGCCAACTTCGCCGACGCCATCTACCTCGACCCGCTGACCCACACCAAGATCGAGGAAGTCGGTTCGGCCAACTTCTTCGGCATCACCGCCAACAACGAGTTCGTCACCCCGAAATCGGCTTCGGTGCTGCCGGGCATCACCCGCCTGTCGCTGATGGAACTGGCGCAATCGCGCCTGGGCCTGACCGTGATCGAAGGCGATGTGGAAATCAACAAGCTGGACCGCTTCATCGAAGCCGGCGCCTGCGGTACCGCTGCGGTGATCACCCCGATCGGCGGCATCGAGTACAACGGCAAGCTGCACGTGTTCCACGACCTGGAAAAGGTCGGCCCGGTTACCCAGAAGCTCTACAACGAGCTGACCGGTATCCAGAGCGGTGACGTGGAAGCACCGGCTGGCTGGATCGTCAAGGTTGCCTGA
- the cobW gene encoding cobalamin biosynthesis protein CobW, giving the protein MKTLAKLPVTIVTGFLGSGKTTLLRHMLDNAQGRRIAVIVNEFGELGIDGEILKQCSIGCTEEEATGRVYELANGCLCCTVQEEFFPVMRELVARRGDLDHILIETSGLALPKPLVQAFQWPEIRNACTVDAVITVVDSPAVAAGTFAAYPDQVDAQRKLDPNLDHESPLHELFADQLASADLVVLNKADLIDAAGLAKVRTEVAEELPPAVKVVEASSGKLPLEVLLGVGAESEAHIDGRRTHHDSHHDGDDHDDHDHDAFDSISIDLPEADESLLLDALTQLVVEFGILRAKGFAAIPGKPMRLLVQGVGTRFDKHFDRAWRADEPRITRLVLIGQDLDAAQLEARLRQALGA; this is encoded by the coding sequence ATGAAAACACTGGCCAAGCTCCCCGTCACCATCGTCACCGGCTTCCTCGGCTCGGGCAAGACTACCTTGCTGCGCCACATGCTCGACAACGCCCAGGGCCGCCGCATTGCGGTAATCGTCAACGAGTTCGGCGAGCTGGGCATCGACGGCGAAATCCTCAAGCAGTGCAGCATCGGTTGCACCGAAGAAGAAGCCACCGGCCGCGTCTACGAGCTGGCCAACGGCTGCCTGTGCTGCACCGTGCAGGAAGAGTTCTTCCCGGTGATGCGCGAGTTGGTGGCACGCCGTGGCGACCTGGACCATATCCTCATCGAAACCAGCGGCCTGGCCCTGCCCAAACCGCTGGTGCAAGCCTTCCAGTGGCCAGAAATCCGCAATGCCTGCACCGTCGACGCGGTGATCACGGTGGTCGACAGCCCTGCGGTGGCCGCCGGCACCTTCGCCGCCTACCCGGACCAGGTCGATGCCCAGCGCAAGCTCGACCCCAACCTGGACCACGAGTCGCCACTGCACGAACTGTTCGCCGACCAGTTGGCCAGCGCCGACCTGGTGGTGCTGAACAAGGCCGACCTGATCGACGCTGCAGGCCTGGCCAAGGTCCGCACCGAGGTGGCCGAAGAACTGCCTCCGGCGGTCAAGGTTGTCGAGGCCAGCAGCGGCAAGCTGCCGCTGGAGGTGCTGCTGGGTGTGGGCGCCGAGTCCGAGGCGCACATCGATGGTCGCCGTACCCACCATGATTCCCACCATGACGGTGATGACCATGACGATCATGACCACGACGCCTTCGACTCCATCTCCATCGACCTGCCCGAAGCCGACGAAAGCCTGCTGCTCGATGCCCTGACCCAGCTGGTGGTGGAGTTCGGCATCCTGCGCGCCAAAGGCTTCGCTGCCATCCCGGGCAAACCGATGCGCCTGCTGGTGCAAGGCGTGGGTACCCGTTTCGACAAGCACTTCGACCGCGCCTGGCGCGCCGACGAGCCGCGCATCACCCGCCTGGTGCTGATTGGCCAGGACCTTGACGCCGCCCAGCTGGAAGCGCGCCTACGCCAGGCACTGGGCGCCTGA
- the cobN gene encoding cobaltochelatase subunit CobN, whose translation MHLLRTQPGGFVPDDSIADLGQTPAELVILCSGDSHLALLADTAEQLPEDYPSLRLANPMQVQNHASVDLYVDQVLRHAKVILVSLHGGVGYWRYGVEQLVELAGRGVQLILVPGDDRPDPELTSLGSVSGEQAERLWHYLRQGGKANAINLFNCLASQWLGRDYAWDEPQPLPRTAVYHPAKGSATLEDWYPQWHPEQPVAPLLFYRSHLQAANTAFIDVFCQRLQAAGLNPLPIAVASLKESACLEQVEAWLDEAGAEVLVNTTGFALSSPERPNLRPFRRDIPVLQAICAQDNQPGWEASEQGLGARDLAMHIALPELDGRIITRPVSFKDMAWRSERSQSDVVCYRAHPERMDFVAELARRWVELARLPNAQKRVALVLANYPTRDGRIGNGVGLDTPAAALNILKALQAEGYPLADLPGSGTQLIHQLLGGVTNDLDQLDLRPCAQSLSLADYQAAFERLPEANRQAVLERWGPPQQDPMYRSGRLMVAGLRFGLTFVGIQPARGYQVDPSAVYHDPDLVPPHGYLAFHFWLRHAFAADAVIHVGKHGNLEWLPGKGVGLSAQCWPDALLGPLPNIYPFIVNDPGEGAQAKRRTQAVIIDHLMPPLTRAETYGPLRHLEQLADEFYEAQLLDPRRARELQRDILELVKANHIDRELQLVGQLDDAAVWLPRLDTYLCDLKESQIRDGLHVFGQSPEGRLRLDTLLALLRVERGDGRGGNASLLRALAKALVPGFDPLDCELGQPWQGPRPEQLQAMSSEPWRTFGDTRERLELLALQLIDQALCGTVHLPAQSEWQPVHDVVRTLRESVAPSLDACGSAEMDGLLAALAGRFVPAGPSGAPSRGRLDVLPTGRNFYTVDVRNLPTTTAWRLGFASANLILERHLQDNGDHLRQLGLSVWGTATMRTGGDDIAQAMALMGVRPVWATGSQRVDDFEILPLSLLDRPRVDVTLRVSGFFRDAFGNLIRLFDAAVQAVAALDEPEDLNPLAARVRSERAALQAQGVDAEQAARQAGWRVFGAKPGAYGAGVQNAIDGRLWHSRDDLAEVYLNHGGYAYGASDDGTPARAQFAQRLAKVQAVLQNQDNHEHDLLDSNDYYQFQGGMLAASETLSGATVASYHGDHSQADRPRIRTLKEELNRVIRARALNPKWIDGAKRHGYKGAFEMAATVDNLFAFDATTELIDDHHYQALADAYVLDPATRDFMREHNPEALRDLTERLLEAQQRGLWQAPGDYREALEEQLLDGEEQA comes from the coding sequence ATGCACCTGCTGCGGACCCAGCCCGGCGGCTTCGTGCCGGATGACAGCATTGCCGACCTCGGCCAGACGCCCGCCGAGCTGGTGATTCTCTGCAGCGGCGATTCGCACCTGGCATTGCTCGCCGATACCGCCGAGCAATTGCCCGAGGATTACCCCAGCCTGCGCCTGGCCAACCCGATGCAGGTACAGAACCATGCCTCGGTCGACCTGTACGTCGACCAGGTGCTGCGCCATGCCAAGGTCATCCTGGTGTCGCTGCACGGTGGTGTCGGCTACTGGCGCTATGGCGTCGAGCAGTTGGTCGAGCTGGCCGGCCGTGGCGTGCAGCTGATCCTGGTGCCGGGTGACGACCGCCCGGACCCGGAGCTGACCAGCCTGGGCAGTGTCAGCGGCGAGCAGGCCGAACGCCTTTGGCACTACTTGCGCCAGGGCGGCAAGGCCAACGCCATCAACCTGTTCAACTGCCTGGCCAGCCAGTGGCTGGGCCGCGACTATGCCTGGGACGAGCCGCAGCCGCTGCCGCGCACTGCCGTGTATCACCCGGCCAAGGGCAGCGCCACGCTGGAGGATTGGTACCCGCAGTGGCACCCCGAGCAGCCGGTGGCGCCACTGTTGTTCTACCGCTCGCACCTGCAGGCGGCCAATACCGCGTTCATCGATGTGTTCTGCCAGCGCCTGCAGGCGGCCGGGCTCAACCCATTGCCGATCGCCGTGGCCAGCCTCAAGGAAAGTGCCTGCCTGGAGCAGGTCGAAGCCTGGCTGGACGAGGCGGGGGCCGAAGTGCTGGTCAACACCACCGGCTTTGCCCTGTCCAGCCCCGAGCGCCCCAACCTGCGCCCGTTCCGTCGTGACATTCCGGTACTGCAGGCCATCTGCGCACAAGACAACCAGCCTGGCTGGGAAGCCAGCGAGCAGGGCCTGGGGGCGCGTGACCTGGCCATGCACATTGCCCTGCCCGAACTGGACGGGCGCATCATCACCCGCCCGGTCAGTTTCAAAGACATGGCCTGGCGCAGCGAACGCAGCCAGTCCGATGTGGTCTGCTACCGCGCCCACCCCGAGCGCATGGACTTTGTCGCCGAACTGGCCCGCCGCTGGGTCGAGCTGGCGCGCCTGCCGAATGCGCAGAAGCGCGTAGCCCTGGTGCTGGCCAACTATCCGACTCGGGACGGCCGTATTGGCAATGGCGTTGGCCTGGACACGCCAGCGGCCGCGCTGAACATACTCAAGGCCCTGCAGGCCGAAGGCTATCCGCTGGCCGACTTGCCGGGCAGCGGCACGCAGCTGATCCATCAGTTGCTCGGTGGCGTGACCAACGACCTCGACCAGCTGGACCTGCGCCCCTGCGCGCAGAGCCTGAGCCTGGCCGACTACCAGGCCGCCTTCGAGCGCCTGCCAGAGGCAAACCGCCAGGCCGTGCTGGAACGCTGGGGGCCGCCGCAGCAGGACCCGATGTACCGCAGTGGCCGGCTGATGGTGGCCGGCCTGCGCTTTGGCTTGACCTTTGTCGGCATCCAGCCGGCGCGCGGTTACCAGGTGGACCCCAGCGCGGTGTACCACGACCCGGACCTGGTACCACCCCACGGCTACCTGGCATTTCACTTCTGGCTGCGCCATGCCTTTGCCGCCGACGCGGTGATCCATGTCGGCAAGCACGGCAACCTCGAATGGCTGCCCGGCAAGGGCGTCGGGTTGTCGGCGCAGTGCTGGCCGGACGCCTTGCTCGGCCCGTTGCCGAACATCTACCCGTTCATCGTCAACGACCCGGGCGAGGGTGCCCAGGCCAAGCGCCGCACCCAGGCGGTGATCATCGACCACCTGATGCCGCCGCTGACCCGTGCCGAAACCTACGGCCCGTTGCGCCACCTGGAGCAATTGGCCGACGAGTTCTACGAAGCGCAGCTGCTCGACCCGCGGCGCGCTCGCGAGTTGCAGCGCGACATTCTCGAACTGGTCAAGGCCAATCACATTGACCGTGAACTGCAGCTGGTAGGCCAGCTGGACGATGCCGCCGTGTGGCTGCCACGCCTGGATACCTACCTGTGCGACCTGAAGGAATCGCAGATTCGCGATGGCCTGCATGTGTTCGGCCAGTCCCCGGAAGGCCGGCTGCGGCTGGATACCTTGCTGGCGCTGTTAAGGGTCGAGCGTGGCGACGGTCGCGGTGGCAATGCCAGCCTGTTGCGGGCCCTGGCCAAGGCGCTGGTGCCAGGCTTCGATCCGCTCGATTGCGAACTAGGCCAGCCGTGGCAAGGGCCACGCCCGGAACAACTGCAGGCCATGAGCAGCGAGCCTTGGCGCACCTTTGGCGATACCCGCGAACGCCTCGAACTGTTGGCGCTGCAGTTGATCGACCAGGCGCTGTGCGGCACCGTGCATTTACCTGCCCAGAGCGAATGGCAGCCTGTGCACGATGTGGTACGGACGCTGCGAGAATCGGTGGCACCCAGCCTGGACGCTTGCGGCAGCGCCGAAATGGATGGCCTGCTGGCGGCGCTGGCCGGGCGTTTCGTGCCCGCCGGCCCCAGTGGCGCACCCAGTCGTGGTCGCCTGGACGTGCTGCCCACCGGTCGCAACTTCTATACCGTGGACGTGCGCAACCTGCCCACCACCACCGCCTGGCGCCTGGGCTTCGCCTCCGCCAACCTGATCCTGGAGCGCCATCTGCAGGACAACGGCGATCACCTGCGCCAACTCGGCCTTTCAGTGTGGGGCACGGCAACCATGCGTACCGGCGGTGATGATATCGCCCAGGCCATGGCGCTGATGGGCGTGAGACCGGTGTGGGCCACTGGTAGCCAGCGGGTCGACGATTTCGAGATCCTGCCGCTCAGCCTGCTCGACCGCCCGCGGGTGGACGTGACCTTGCGCGTTTCCGGCTTTTTCCGTGATGCCTTCGGCAACCTCATCCGCCTGTTCGATGCCGCAGTGCAGGCGGTAGCCGCACTTGATGAACCCGAGGATCTCAACCCCCTGGCCGCCCGCGTGCGTAGCGAGCGTGCCGCGCTGCAGGCGCAGGGCGTGGACGCCGAGCAGGCCGCGCGCCAGGCTGGCTGGAGGGTGTTCGGTGCCAAGCCCGGGGCCTACGGCGCCGGGGTGCAGAACGCCATCGACGGGCGCCTGTGGCACAGCCGCGACGACCTGGCCGAGGTCTACCTCAATCACGGCGGCTATGCCTACGGCGCCAGCGACGACGGAACCCCGGCCCGAGCCCAGTTCGCCCAGCGCCTGGCCAAGGTGCAGGCGGTGCTGCAGAACCAGGACAACCACGAACACGACCTGCTCGATTCCAACGACTATTACCAGTTCCAGGGTGGCATGCTGGCGGCGTCGGAAACCTTGTCCGGTGCGACAGTTGCCAGTTATCACGGCGACCATAGCCAGGCCGACCGGCCGCGCATCCGTACCCTCAAGGAAGAGCTGAACCGGGTCATCCGCGCCCGGGCGCTGAACCCGAAATGGATCGACGGGGCCAAGCGCCACGGCTACAAGGGCGCCTTCGAGATGGCGGCGACGGTCGACAACCTGTTCGCCTTCGACGCCACCACGGAACTGATCGACGACCATCATTACCAGGCGCTGGCCGATGCCTACGTGCTCGACCCGGCGACCCGCGACTTCATGCGCGAGCACAACCCCGAGGCCCTGCGCGACCTTACCGAGCGTTTGCTGGAGGCCCAGCAGCGCGGTCTGTGGCAGGCACCGGGCGACTACCGTGAAGCCCTCGAGGAACAACTGCTCGACGGCGAGGAACAGGCTTGA